In Mytilus edulis chromosome 7, xbMytEdul2.2, whole genome shotgun sequence, a single genomic region encodes these proteins:
- the LOC139481716 gene encoding uncharacterized protein isoform X2, protein MLASFIDDLKWAKDQTQNPTLPDDSHKVKEPSDAENNYKQKTVELSLDSYDSHKVNEPSDEGEQAAENNYKQKTVELSLDSYDSHKVNEPSDEGEQAAENNYKQKTVELSLDSYDSHKVNEPSDEGEQAAENNYKQKTVELSLDSYDSHKVNEPSDEVEQAAENNYKQKTVELSLDSCDSHKVNEPSDEGEQAAENNYKQKTVELSLDSYDSHKVNEPSDDVEQAAENNYKQKTVELSLDSYDSHKVNEPSDDVEQAAENNYKQKTVELSLDSYDSHKVNEPSDEVEQAAENNYKQKTVELSLDSYDSHKVNEPSDDVEQAAENNYKQKTVELSLDSYDSHKVNEPSDEGEQAAENNYKQKTVELSLDSYDSHKVNEPSDEGEQAAENNYKQKTVELSLDSYDSHKVNEPSDEGEQAAENNYKQKTVELSLDSYDSHKVNEPSDEGEQAAENNYKQKTVELSLDSYDSHKVNEPSDEGEQAAENNYKQKTVELSLDSCDSHKVNKSSDGEQAAENNYKQKTVELSLDSYDSHKVNEPSDEVELSVLFNSEDQHADNDGNASDFSDIFPLMSNLPELGKSDLLKVYQVEELIEPKNVAFQDEETSTVKSLKRTNDSDGKSFHKNKKQMSNFPELGNPDLLKLYQVEELIEPKNVAFQDDETSTVKSVKRTNDSDGKSFHKNKKQRINSDSDDGIDNKQVLDKFESDFVMKDSNMKGIYIKRYRLKRPRTKAGQSRDIRIYDNTHACYFCGKIVLHINEHLKTHRNQDEVKFEPDFTALRKLGDDRHNRQCLKKGEGEIILARRPKDYFDITQYGPCPDCREWVLLKGLKCHNIECNKYLNLKTKKRKKDLIIKSQILAGHIKTKPTIIMQKEVLSIMTRDEVSDIAQKDPLIMALGESWLKMNVGNKEKRKYYASARMRLCARFLNHLRSIQKSKINDKDASEGEHSHEGEDKSEEDYIENIKQKPLWDFLKPQHFGDIVVAAIKCSYPNADDNEDLLSPSNAIKLKYDINRLICSKWGFIVEKSGNGNSKEALECETILNQITRQWKEKVTTTARNVLNLRKYQEKKELPSPEDIRDITEFLVKELKELPLTSDNFHRVVSLAQARLLLYNKRRSGELEVIKLQSFASRSQGLQDIDDSLSKDFTEVEKYLVEKQDLMTVRGKRGRPVPVIIPPDCRRALSFLANNEQRKLAKIVQGNPYLFPNSVNYYARAYDSVKKICNELQLVSPHRITSVSMRKYMATLTQMLNLDKYQLDWVCNHLGHTRSVHKEHYRQMSGLLERTQISKLLLIQDLNLTSKFKGKKLEDMDIKDVVFPNDDDCNDEDETDVISENLSIPEETVDIEENLFAEEAEKEDKEDEEEEMEEEGEVQIAKKVTRKRWTDAEVKELKRYFNEFLQSGTTPRSAFIDEMRKKSKKNHGCIHLRENHLIIKKISNMNHAKR, encoded by the exons ATGCTTGCAAGTTTCATTGATGATCTTAAATGGGCTAAAG ATCAGACACAAAACCCTACATTACCAGATGATAGTCACAAAGTAAAGGAACCCAGTGATGCAGAGAACAATTATAAACAGAAAACTGTCGAGCTATCGCTTGATTCTTATGATAGTCACAAAGTAAACGAACCCAGTGATGAAGGAGAGCAGGCTGCAGAGAACAATTATAAACAGAAAACTGTCGAGCTATCGCTTGATTCTTATGATAGTCACAAAGTAAACGAACCCAGTGATGAAGGAGAGCAGGCTGCAGAGAACAATTATAAACAGAAAACTGTCGAGCTATCGCTTGATTCTTATGATAGTCACAAAGTAAACGAACCCAGTGATGAAGGAGAGCAGGCTGCAGAGAACAATTATAAACAGAAAACTGTCGAGCTATCACTTGATTCTTATGATAGTCACAAAGTAAACGAACCCAGTGATGAAGTAGAGCAGGCTGCAGAGAACAATTATAAACAGAAAACTGTCGAGCTATCGCTTGATTCTTGTGATAGTCACAAAGTAAACGAACCCAGTGATGAAGGAGAGCAGGCTGCAGAGAACAATTATAAACAGAAAACTGTCGAGCTATCGCTTGATTCTTATGATAGTCACAAAGTAAACGAACCCAGTGATGATGTAGAGCAGGCTGCAGAGAACAATTATAAACAGAAAACTGTCGAGCTATCGCTTGATTCTTATGATAGTCACAAAGTAAACGAACCCAGTGATGATGTAGAGCAGGCTGCAGAGAACAATTATAAACAGAAAACTGTCGAGCTATCGCTTGATTCTTATGATAGTCACAAAGTAAACGAACCCAGTGATGAAGTAGAGCAGGCTGCAGAGAACAATTATAAACAGAAAACTGTCGAGCTATCGCTTGATTCTTATGATAGTCACAAAGTAAACGAACCCAGTGATGATGTAGAGCAGGCTGCAGAGAACAATTATAAACAGAAAACTGTCGAGCTATCGCTTGATTCTTATGATAGTCACAAAGTAAACGAACCCAGTGATGAAGGAGAGCAGGCTGCAGAGAACAATTATAAACAGAAAACTGTCGAGCTATCACTTGATTCTTATGATAGTCACAAAGTAAACGAACCCAGTGATGAAGGAGAGCAGGCTGCAGAGAACAATTATAAACAGAAAACTGTCGAGCTATCGCTTGATTCTTATGATAGTCACAAAGTAAACGAACCCAGTGATGAAGGAGAGCAGGCTGCAGAGAACAATTATAAACAGAAAACTGTCGAGCTATCGCTTGATTCTTATGATAGTCACAAAGTAAACGAACCCAGTGATGAAGGAGAGCAGGCTGCAGAGAACAATTATAAACAGAAAACTGTCGAGCTATCGCTTGATTCTTATGATAGTCACAAAGTAAACGAACCCAGTGATGAAGGAGAGCAGGCTGCAGAGAACAATTATAAACAGAAAACTGTCGAGCTATCGCTTGATTCTTGTGATAGTCACAAAGTAAACAAATCCAGTGATGGAGAGCAGGCTGCAGAGAACAATTATAAACAGAAAACTGTCGAGCTATCGCTTGATTCTTATGATAGTCACAAAGTAAACGAACCCAGTGATGAAGTAGAGCTATCTGTGTTATTTAATTCTGAAGATCAACATGCAGACAATGATGGAAATGCATCAGACTTTTCAGATATTTTCCCATTAATGAGCAACTTGCCTGAATTGGGTAAGTCTGATTTATTGAAAGTTTATCAAGTTGAAGAATTAATAGAACCAAAAAATGTAGCTTTCCAAGATGAGGAAACCTCAACTGTAAAATCATTAAAGAGAACGAATGACTCTGATGGAAAGAGtttccataaaaataaaaaacaaatgagcAACTTTCCTGAATTGGGTAATCCTGATTTATTGAAACTTTATCAAGTTGAAGAATTAATAGAACCAAAAAATGTAGCTTTCCAAGATGATGAAACCTCAACTGTAAAATCAGTAAAGAGAACGAATGACTCTGATGGAAAGAGtttccataaaaataaaaaacagagAATAAACTCTGATTCTGATGATGGGATTGACAATAAACAAGTACTAGATAAGTTTGAATCTGATTTTGTTATGAAGGACTCAAACATGAaaggcatttatataaaaagatacaGATTGAAAAGACCAAGAACAAAGGCTGGGCAGAGTAGAGATATAAGAATATATGATAACACCCATGCATGTTATTTTTGCGGTAAAATTGTCCTTCACATAAATGAACACTTAAAAACACACAGAAATCAAGATGAAGTTAAATTCGAACCGGACTTCACTGCTCTACGCAAGTTGGGAGATGACCGGCATAACCGCCAGTGCCTGAAAAAGGgcgaaggggagataattttggcAAGAAGGCCAAAAGATTATTTCGATATAACTCAGTATGGTCCTTGCCCTGATTGCAGAGAATGGGTTTTGTTGAAAGGTTTAAAGTGCCACAATATTGAgtgtaataaatatttgaatctgaaaaccaagaaaagaaaaaaagacttgATAATTAAGTCACAAATCCTAGCTGGACATATTAAAACAAAGCCAACAATCATAATGCAGAAGGAAGTCTTGTCCATCATGACGCGTGATGAAGTTTCTGATATTGCCCAAAAAGATCCACTAATTATGGCTCTTGGAGAGAGTTGGTTAAAAATGAATGTAGGCAACAAAGAGAAGAGAAAATACTATGCAAGTGCAAGGATGCGTCTTTGCGCACGATTTTTGAATCATCTCAGATCTATACAGAAGTCAAAGATAAATGATAAAGATGCGTCTGAAGGAGAACATTCACATGAAGGTGAAGATAAATCAGAAGAAGACtacattgaaaatataaaacagaaaccACTATGGGATTTTTTAAAACCTCAGCACTTCGGAGACATTGTGGTTGCAGCAATTAAATGCTCTTATCCAAATGCTGATGACAATGAGGACTTGCTATCTCCAAGCAATGCCATAAAATTGAAATATGACATTAATAGGCTAATATGCAGTAAATGGGGTTTCATTGTGGAAAAATCTGGCAATGGTAATTCAAAGGAAGCACTAGAATGTGAAACCATTTTGAACCAAATTACAAGACAATGGAAAGAGAAAGTAACAACCACTGCCAGAAATGTCTTGAATCTCCGAAAATACCAGGAAAAAAAAGAGCTTCCATCCCCAGAAGACATTAGGGACATTACTGAATTTCTTGTGAAGGAACTAAAAGAACTGCCTCTCACATCAGACAACTTCCACAGAGTGGTTTCCCTTGCACAAGCAAGGTTGCTTCTGTATAACAAAAGAAGAAGCGGTGAACTTGAAGTCATAAA GCTGCAAAGTTTTGCATCAAGGAGTCAAGGTCTTCAGGATATAGATGACTCGCTTTCTAAAGATTTTACTGAGGTGGAGAAATATCTAGTGGAGAAACAAGATCTCATGACAGTGAGAGGAAAG AGAGGAAGACCAGTTCCAGTAATTATTCCACCAGATTGTAGAAGAGCTCTCTCTTTTCTTGCCAATAATGAGCAAAGAAAACTAGCAAAAATAGTCCAGGGAAATCCGTACCTGTTTCCAAATTCTG TGAACTATTATGCAAGGGCATATGATTCAGTAAAGAAAATCTGTAATGAACTGCAGCTGGTATCACCTCATAGAATCACTTCCGTTTCCATGAGAAAATACATGGCCACCCTTACACAG ATGCTTAACCTTGATAAATACCAGCTGGATTGGGTATGCAATCACCTAGGGCATACCCGTTCTGTTCACAAAGAACATTACAGACAAATGAGTGGGTTATTGGAGAGGACTCAAATTAGTAAACTTCTTCTCATTCAAGATTTGAACTTGACTTCCAAATTTAAAGGAAAGAAGTTAGAGGACATGGACATAAAAG ATGTAGTCTTTCCAAATGATGATGATTGTAATGACGAAGATGAAACTGACGTTATTTCAGAGAATCT CTCAATTCCAGAAGAAACTGTTGACATTGAGGAGAACCTATTTGCGGAAGAGGCAGAAAAAGAGGACAAGGAGGACGAGGAGGAAGAGATGGAAGAAGAGGGAGAAGTGCAAATTGCAAAAAAAGTTACACGGAAAAGATGGACAGATGCTGAAGTAAAAGAACTAAAACgttattttaatgaatttttacaGTCCGGCACAACACCAAGATCTGCCTTTATAGACGAAATGAGGAAAAAAAGCAAAAAGAATCACGGATGCATCCACTTGAGAGAAAATCatctaattataaaaaagatttCTAACATGAATCATGCTAAACGCTAG